From Camelina sativa cultivar DH55 chromosome 5, Cs, whole genome shotgun sequence:
ATCTACATCGTCAActtctctttctgtttctgCAACGTTAAGAGACTTAATGACTGATTCAAAAAGATACTGATTTAGATTAAGCCTAGTTTCGTCATAGACCCTCCTAGACTCTTCTTCGTAACGTTTTGTATAGTAACCATGCAACGCCATTTTCCTTTTTCGAAGAAGGAGCCATTTCTTATCCAAGTCCTGAATCATCCAGAAGACCTACAGTGACAAATACCTTACATTAATCCACCCAATGCCCTCGGACAACAAATTTTGAACTGAGTACTTGTAGTTCCTCCAAGAGAACTGCTTACCTTATGCCACTTAGTCTCAGGTTTCTTGTCTTGATTGGCACCATCAACATCAGCAGTGTCCAACAAGCTCCGGCATTGCTCCTTTCGGTACATAGCTATAAACGGTATCTagaggagacaaaaaaaaattagcatgCTAATCAATGAATCAAGGAAgcaattacaacaaaaaaatgaatccAGAAACCTCTAACTTCTGCACATGATGTAGCTCCAAAAATTTTGCAATGTCATCCCTGTTAACCGAGAAACCTCGCCCTTCGAAACTATGAACACCTTGTCCATCAGATTCTTTAAGTAGAGAAGTAAATTGGGCATATATCCAATTACTCTCTTCCTCAATGCTAAGCTCATCTACAGGAGGGCTTCCAGTGCTTTCTTCAGATATCTGTCAAAGTTGACAAGATATCTTTACATCTACCCatgaacacaaaataaaaaatagaccACAAGTACACATAGAGAAACTAAAGCAGATAACGCACCTGCATTCTCTCAGGAATATCAAGCTGGCGGATTTCATCATCTTGCCCTGTCATGTACTTCTCAGAGAGAACAGTTGGTTCAAACTCATCTTCGAGCCTTCTttccattctttcactagatgCCAAACCCTTTTTGCGAATAGTCAAAAGTTCATCAACATCACCAAATATTTCATTAGCATCTCGCATAGCACTAATATCTGATCCCTGcctaaatttctttttctttaagccTCCCCTGAAAACAAGTTATTTAGAATCAGAAAATATACGTGACATAAGAGATATATTAAATCTCAAGGGAGataaaagacagaaaaaaacaatacctCTTAGGATGACCAAGcccatcatcttcatctacaATAAAATCTGCCATTTCATCATCGCTCCCAACTACATCTTCTTCCACAACTAGGTCTTCCTCATCGCCTACATCATCAGGTGGATCTGCTAGACACAAAAAGTACATAGTCAACTATGTGCCAATGGTCAAAATAAGAACCAAGGCAGGCTGAGATGTGATTTTCCCAGGGGTGTATCAGAAAGCACAAGAGATCCTACCATCGATATCATCAAACAGCCTGTCTTTGATCTTATCCTCAGCACTTCTTCTAGCTCCACCACTCCCAGCAAACTCATCATCAGATGATCCCCCCTGACCATTTTCCCTTTCCCTTTGAGCTTTTTTCAACCGCTTATACTTCCTCTGTCATggttcaagaaaaagaaaatcaatatttattagTACTGCACATATAATTTTAGTGTATGTACAAACTATTGACatagttatatacatatatgacaAACCTTTTGGATATTGACATTGTTATCTTGGAGAAGCAGataatcatcttcatcaagatcTTCGTCCCTATTGAAAACATCATACGTGTTACTCAGTTAGAGAACAGCCCTGCTATAGTCCATTACGCAGtaaataatatactaatcataaGGGACTGCTGAGAATTAAAGGAACATTTTATCAACTGCATCCTGCAACCTTCTATCGTGTATAATGCATGCCAACACTGGCATTAAGTCTTTCACAGATTAGAAAAGGATAAATTTAAGAGAACAAGTAGGGATATAATGTTCACTTTTTTCTtcgcctcttcttctttttctgcctTTCCTCATCGCTATCTTGCCTTCCGTCgtcctcttcttgttcttcttcctcgtcttcatcatcaactaTGAACCCATCATTCTCATACTCATTCCcaactacaaaacaaatatacgGATATCACATAATGGAACACATATGGCCTGAAGCTAAGtgcaaaagaatataaaaatactGCATAAACTCAAACCCAGAGTGAGACATGTGGAACTCAAAACCTAATAAAAAGAATCCATGGAGTCTAAAGGACAAGGAAATACTACAACGTATAAATAAAGGATGTACATGAGACAGCAACAAGAAGTGGTACATCTAAGAACACACAAGTCTGCTCATTCAATTCGATTCTTTCGACCCATCCAACAATGAAACTATATGCACTTATGTACTAAACGAAGCCGTAACATTGATTCATTTGAATGCAATCAGAGTCTGAAGCTTTCAGATTTAGGATGGTAAGCAAAAAACGATAGacaggaaaatatcaaaatgtacAGAAACAAAGAACAGCGATATCTCAGTCGGAGAAGTCAAAATCAAGGGCAAAACGTGtaccgtcatcatcatcatcttcttcatcatcgttaTCACCGTGTTCATCTCCCTGAACTGGCTCTCCGTCCTCATCCTCGAGCTCATGATCATCTGCGCGGAGgagaaaaaagattcaaacttttagCCAAagtcagaagaaaaaaaaacaaaaccctagtgAAATTACGGCGTTTCACAGaggaaaaattagggtttcgtcGAATTTACATAGGTACCTTCATCGTCAGAAATCGCGTTCCTCGGCATGTTTATTTCAACAAATTACAAGTGCGATAACGCCGAAACAATCCCTAAAACCTGCAAAAACGTAGCGACGGGGTGAAACTATGATTCTGATTTCGCCAAGAGAAAgggggaaagaagaagaagaaggggttCGTGATTTTCTAGGGTTATTCAAAAAAAGCGGAACCCGGAAGAAGACGAGTTGGTAAAGGCAGAGAGAGGCTTTTACCAGTgtgacttttatttttcagaagCAAAAGGCGACAAAGACCTGAATCACGAACGAGATGAAGACGGACAAGGCTGATGATATTTCAAGTTTATACTGAGATTtgcctcattttttttttttctctgcgtttttttttttctttttaaacaaaaaataaattattaatttcttttttgaaaaagtatATTCAAATTCTTTCcttaaataacattttaaactcacaaataaaaaatcaacttatcttataattaattagaatgggaaatatttaaatgttatatGTAGAATTTGAGCAATTACACAAATAATACTTcattgaaagaagaaaataatttattggaAAAAACTACAACCCACATGAAatactctttctcttttttttttcacaaatgtaaattttattgATGAAACCATATCATACATGGGCCAAGAAAAAATCCTACCAGAAAAAAACTGGCAAAGAAAACAGAATAAGGCCCAACAATAGCCCAGCCATTTGCACAAAGAAGATTGGATCACATTAAAATACTTTCTAtacatatcaaatcaaaacccaaagaTGGGATAAGAAAAGCTCTGGTGCCTTTTAAACTTCTACCAAATCATATTGTGTTGTTAAAACCATATCTACATCTTCGACGGAAGTGCCAAGATCAGTGAGAATGTGGATGTAATATGCTCATGCCTTAGAATGATTGATTTTACTAGCTTAATTGACATACTTACTTGGTGTTATCAACTGTTATGTTTTAGAAGTAGGTATTATAGTATGATTTTCagctttatatataaaaaacactaTTATAAGCTCTAAACTTTTAAATACATATcatttttactctaaaatttttatattaacatcaaaTTTGTCTCCATATAGTTTGATCATTAAGCCTAACTTAGAATTTATTAATGTCATTTGCACAAgtaaattcagtttttatttaaatat
This genomic window contains:
- the LOC104789546 gene encoding transcription elongation factor SPT6 homolog; the protein is MPRNAISDDEDDHELEDEDGEPVQGDEHGDNDDEEDDDDDVGNEYENDGFIVDDEDEEEEQEEDDGRQDSDEERQKKKKRRRKKDEDLDEDDYLLLQDNNVNIQKRKYKRLKKAQRERENGQGGSSDDEFAGSGGARRSAEDKIKDRLFDDIDDPPDDVGDEEDLVVEEDVVGSDDEMADFIVDEDDGLGHPKRGGLKKKKFRQGSDISAMRDANEIFGDVDELLTIRKKGLASSERMERRLEDEFEPTVLSEKYMTGQDDEIRQLDIPERMQISEESTGSPPVDELSIEEESNWIYAQFTSLLKESDGQGVHSFEGRGFSVNRDDIAKFLELHHVQKLEIPFIAMYRKEQCRSLLDTADVDGANQDKKPETKWHKVFWMIQDLDKKWLLLRKRKMALHGYYTKRYEEESRRVYDETRLNLNQYLFESVIKSLNVAETEREVDDVDSKFNLHFPPGEIGVDEGQYKRPKRKSQYSICSKAGLWEVANKFGYSAEQLGLALSLEKLVDELEDAKETPEEMAMNFVCAMFEDPQAVLKGARHMAAVEISCEPSVKKYVRGIYMENAVVSTSPTADGNTVIDSFHQFSGIKWLREKPLSKFEGAQWLLIQKAEEEKLLQVTFKLPENHMNRLISDCNEHYLSVGVSKYAQLWNEQRKLILEDALHTFLLPSMEKEARSLLTSRAKSRLLLEYGQALWNKVSAGPYQKKEMDISSDEEVAPRVMACCWGPGKPPNTFVMLDSSGEVLDVLYAGSLTLRSQNVNDQQRKKNDQDRVLKFMMDHQPHVVALGAVNLSCTRLKDDIYEVIFQMVEEKPRDVGHGMDDLSCS